A segment of the Biomphalaria glabrata chromosome 18, xgBioGlab47.1, whole genome shotgun sequence genome:
GTAGATCACTTTCGGACTTTTCTGCAGTCCGTTGTGAGACAGTGACGTAGTCAGATTACTCTGCTTGAGAGAAAATGAGGTATCTATGCAAAGTGATGGTTCGGCATGAGCTTTATTTGGTGCCTGTTGGGctccagaggtttttgcagttaggCTCATTGTGTGTTGTCTCTCAGGCagtagagattttttttctgtgggTAGATCCTCAATGTCTGGATCAACACCTTTTCCTTTAGCTACAGTCACTAAGTCTGAAACAGCTTCTTGTCTAGCGTTTTTCAATTCAATGTCTGACATATCAACATAGATCGACTTTCTCCCGAAGTTGACAACAGGTTTACTTGGATAGACCATAATGAGCTCAGATTGTGGTGGAGCTTGAGAAGTTTTTTTAGGTCGACCACATTTAACTCTAACGTTTTGAGAAAAAGTAGATTCATTTCTATAGATGAGATGGACCTTTTTAGCGTCATTGTCTAAGGTGGGAAGAATAAATCTATCACTTTGTGAAGATCCTGATATAAGGGGGACCATTTTCTTGAAGTCCTCTTCCTGTACGAAACAAGTTTCACCAAAGGTTATCGGTAACGACTCTTCATCGCTGTCACCCTGCAGTTCGTGTTTAACAACTTTGTCACGTGACATCACATCATCAGCTGGTTCCTCTTTGATTGTAATGTCACATGGTAATACATCATCACCTGGTTCCTCCTTGACAACAATGTCACATGATAACGTATCATGATCTGTATCCAAACCCTTGCCCATTGAGTTATGCCCGGATAAGGAATGGTCACTGAAGGTTTTGTTGCGACTGACGTAACCTGGAAATAAAGGTTCCACTTGATCACTTTGGTCAGCTGGGTTTTTAACATAAATATCTGTGACAGAAGTATCATTAGGAGTAACATTATAAGAACCAAAATCAGAGACAGAAGCAACAGTATCATTATGAACTTTGTCATCAGATTTTGGAGTGTATGAAACATAAATGTTTCCTTCATCGTCTGTCTTTTTATCCACCAATTGCTTCGCTCCCGATGCTTCATAGGACTGGCTAATAGAAACAGGAGGTGTAGTGCTTACGTCAAGATTCGTTTTCTTGACTTTGCTGGTGTAGTGGACAACTGGTTTGGTGGGCATGACATAAACTAACTGAGTTTTACCCACTGTGACATTTTCATACACGTGGCTAGCCAAAGGGTCAGGCTCCTCCTCCTGAGAGTTTTGTTTTGACACGCGGTTGGGATGGTTACACGATGAGCTAATTCTCTTCTTTGCAGAAGAAATTATAACTCGGTTTTTCTTGTCACAGCAGCCAGGATGTTCTGTCAAAAAATGTCTCAGCAACTCCTTTAAGAGTTTAAATTTAACATTACAAATGGAGCACTTTAAAATATTGTCCTCCTGAACACAGGGGTAGCGTCCCTTCTTTCCCTCCTCATTGCCATCATCCTCCTCATCACTGCCCTTTCTTTTATGACCAGTGCTACCATTGCCTCTGACAACCTCCCGCCTGTTGGTGCTCCTGCAAGAGGTGCGGTGGTGACCCTGACTGGTGGGTCTGTGGTTGCTGCCGTGTTCATACTTCCCACGGGTTCTCATACAGACACAACTTCCTTTGTCTTTTAATGGTGATGATAAAAATGAATGTTTCATGTCTGATTGAGATTTGTTCAATCTATACAAAAATTTCTGTCTGATTGGAACAAGTTTTTCTCTCCATTTTCTACAAGGTTTCTTCACAGACCCAACATTCAGTTTCCTATTTGACTTCTTCACAGTGCTCAATATATTTCTTAGTTCTAAAATGTTACATCTCTGAAAGAACACATTTTCATGGATGAAAGGCTTAGTGAAACATGTCCATGCATGGCAGTGACCAGGATAGAGGACTTGAGGCAAGGAGAGTTTATGTTTAGCACTGCAGTAAGGTCTTTCATAAAGCCTTTTTCTCACCTCTATCCTATGTGCATAATTATCAATCCCATGTCTGCAGCTAGCTGGAGCTTTTAGGGATTTAGTATTTCTGATTATATGAGACTGTGAGAAATGTAACCATTTTGATTCTGGTCTTAGTAAAACAATCTCTGGAAACACACTCTTGCATATTTGATGCTTTTGTTTAGAAAACTTGGTCAACATTCTCGACACTTCTGAATGATACTGACAATAGTGTCTTTGTTTAATGATGTTTTTCTTTAACAATGAGATCACTTTTCTTTTACTGGATGTTCGATTTACTGATGATGGGCAGAAAGTTCTGAAACCATGTTTTTCCCAAAGCCTATCCAAATGTGTAATGTTATTCTTTAAAGCCAATGAGCTCTTAAAGGAACATGTGGTGGAGGTGTGCAAGGGTTCACAGTCTGTCGGACTATCATTCTGGCTATTGCTGCTACCACTATTGGTTGTGGCACTTTCTTGGTGCCCAGTGCAAACCAACCCATTGGTGTGAGGTCCACTGGGGTTATTTCTTCCTCCACTGCCATAGCTATCATCACCATCTCTGTCTGCATCATCCTCCAAGTGAGAAGCAGGTAAGTCTATGTCTCTGCAGGAGTTTCGCCCAGGAGATCTCTTCTTGAATGAGCTACTTCCCACGGCTCCACTACCCTCTACATTTGTAGCTGCAGAAGGGCCTAGCTCTGACTGGTCCACATCGGAACTTTCATTGTCACCAGCTGGAGTAACTGCATTGTGGATATGTTCATGTTGATATAACTCAGTGCAATTAGCATCGCTTGTAGATGCACAGATTTCTGAACAGGTTTCACTACCTCGAGTTCTTTGCCCTAGACAATCAGATGGAATGTTGTTCTTTGAGTTTATGACAGAGTTTTCATTTGTCACACCAGAAGTCAtgacattgtcatttgtcaCACTACAGTCCATAACAGATTCTGTGTTTTCATTTTGTAGCTGAATTTGATTAGTCTCTTCTCCTATTTCTACTTCATGAGGTAACAAGGCGAAAGATTTGTTCATCAAAGTTTTCTTAGATTTATTTTGGTCATCCAGAGAGTTAGGCTCAGATTCCAACGAGACTGGAGATTGTAAAGATTTGCTCACTTCAGCTGCCAGGTCACTGTCCAAAAGAGGACTGAATGACTCCAAAGTTATTTTATGTACCTGGCTGTCCTCTCCCTTCTGACTTAGAGACACAATGCTGGTGGTAGCATGACCAAAGGAGCTGAAAGAAGACAATTCCTGAGTTCTATCATGGTTTGATGTGACATTCTCATTCTCAAGGTTTCTCACTTGAGATTCGTCTCTCGCAATCTCGCtcaacatttttgtatttaaattgcCCCCATCCAAACAAGAATTAGCTTCAGTCTCAGAAGAGGCTTCTGAACAGATGTCTTTACTATCATCTCTTACACTGTTGGTGACCAGACTATTCATATCCACATCCTTGGGGATACGACTAATTTCACAATTACTACCTGCCTCTGAATGAGTGTCATGTGTGTTACTGGTCCCACAGAATGTCTCAATCTCTTGACGCTGAACCTGTCTGTCTGTGCTTGCGTTCTCTTGTTCAGCACAGTTTTTAGCTAAGGGTGTATCATCAGAGCCTGTCACCTCCATGTTGTCTTGACCAAGCATCTTGTCATCTGTGCCATAATCAACATTATGCTCTGAACTGTCTGAGACTGATAAAGActtgtcttgtgtttgtttcaTAATGGTATCAATTCCAGTCTCCGTTTCACTGTTACCATTTGTCTCTGAAGCCACAAGGTTATCTTTTGGACCAGTCTTTGCTTTCAAGGCTGAAGAGTAGTCTGTTTTCTCTGATTCAGTGCCGCTGTCATTCCCAGAGTTCTCCTCTATTTCTTTGCAAGTTTTCTCAATTTCTGAGAAGATATCAAGTAGGTTGTCCGTATCCTTGACAAATGCAGGAAAGGTCAATGGAACTACACTAGATGAAGATTGTGAACTGCAAGAGATAGAATCTTTAGAACTTTTCAAGTCACTTTCTTGGGTCTTGTTATTTGCCAGTTCTTTCTCGagcttttcattttttgtttcagagTTGTCGTGATCCAAGTTTTGAACATTTTCACTCACGCTGCAAGTTTTAACATTTTTGGAGGAAAGCTCGTCTTTCTCAGCTTCACCCTGGCATCCAATATCTGAATTTGAATTGGTATGATTCTCTTCTGGAGATTTCTCTTTCCTATTGGATTCATCTGCATCAGAATCTGAATCAGAATTTTCTGCAAGGCAAACTTTCCATCCCTCAATGTCTTCTACCTCTAACTTGCTGCTTACAATGGCTGGATCACTGAGAGAATCAACAGAATTGATTCTCGTCAGACATACAGAAGCAGTCAAGCTGAGTTTGTCGTCTTGGCCCAAGGGCGACTGTTTATTGTTGAGTTTTGGGTCGATTTCCTTGATGATTTGTATGCTTGATTCTGATGTGTCCTCTTTGTCTACGTCTATAATGACTGTGGATCTCTTCTCAGGTTGAGAAGGAGCATTACGGCCTGACCCAGGTTCATCCTCAAACATTATAACaacatcatcgtcatcatccaGGACTATAACTTCATCAGTGGTTGGCACAGGTTTAGCAGCAACTCTCGGGGCAAGTGTCTTGGCAGGAACAGTTGATCCTTTGCCTACACCTCTCCCCATTTTTACAGGGTAGGCAGTGTTCTGGGCTATAGTCCCCCCTCTTCCCCTTGGAAGACTAGCAACAACACCGCCTCGTTCCCTGGCTCTAGGAGCCCTAATGTTAGATGGGCCAGGGTACCGGCCACCGTTGTTTAAAACTCCTTGTGGTGGCAGCCCTGGTTTTGAAACATGCCGCATTTGTCCACTGAAGTTTAAAGAATCTAAGAACATGCCACCTCTTCCAGGAGCCACCATTCTACTGGTTCTGCTTGGACCAGGAAAGGCTGGCTTAGCATGAGATGACCCAGTAAGATAATTCTCAGTCTTCCCAAAAAATGTTGTGGAGTTTGAGaaatttttgttcattttatttgGGATCAGCTCATCAGTGAGGGTCTGCAGCATGATTTCAACATAATCCCTGGAATCTTGTTTTGAGCACTCCATACTGCTAGAAGGGGTTACCTTGTGATCGATTCTTTTAGGAGCTGTTACCCTAGAATACCTCGGCACTAAGTCAGTGCCTTTATTAGGTACTATCCGCATAGCTTGGGATACTATTTCCACACGATTTTGGATCCTAGCAGGGGGGAAAggtgtttttattttcagttgGTTAGCAATAGCTCCTTGCTTATTCGTTTTGACATTAGGAGTTGGCCTGTTGGCACTTGGAGCTATTGGAGGACAATAGTTTGGGTTAAATCTGGCATAACCACCTAGACCAGGAATAACAGGAACAGGGGGAACAGGCGGAGGTGCTGGTGTTGAAGATCTGATTGAAAGCGACGCTGAGCCTCGAGTGTGGCCTCTGAAACCTCTTGAGCCCCTGGCCTTTGTCTTGCCGTGAGAACGGCTGTAAGGAGAGTAGTCTCTGTCTTCCAGTTCAGATTTCATCATGATTTTATTCAAGGGCAAACTCTTATCAAACCCCAGTCCAGCAAATGGTGATGTATTACTACTGCCTGGTttgcttactttttttcttacactggtGTCAGGCGTTGATGAAGATGAACCAGGGCTGGCTTTATCTCTTGATTCAACATTTGGCTGGGCTTTAGATTCTTCTTTTGGAAGGACTTCATCAATGCACTTAGGTTTGTCTTCATGTTCAGTTTTTGCTTCATCCTTCGAGTCAGTTTTAGATTCATTCTCAAGTTCAGTTTTAGGTTCAACTTTACTCTCAGCTCTAGGTTCAGACTCCTTAATGTCTTTAGTAGGTTTAGATTCTTCATTCTCAACTAAGGGTTTGGATTCTTTACTCTCGGTTGTGGATTTGGATTCTTTACTCTCGGTTGTAGATTTGGATTCTTTACTCTCGGTTGTAGATTTGGATTCTTTACTCTCGGTTGTAGATTTGGATTCTTTACTTTcggttttagatttagattcagCCTCTCTTTGTTGGTTCAACCTTTGCAGTCTCTGCTGGAGACGTTCTCCCCTGGTCTGCTTTCCACTCTTTGGTAACACTTCCTGCTCTTCCTCCAACAGAGTGTcgtagtctaagtctaagtactcaTATTTAGGACTCGCTTTCTTGGGCACAATCATTTCTTCTGGTATGTTTAGGGTGCCCCTGTCAATCAGCATCTTGCTCCCTCTTCCTCGACCCCTGGCCAATGATGCCCTCCTGCCGCGATTTCTGCTAGGTGGGTGCCCAAATGCTGCGGGGTCAACAGTGAGACCCATCTGGGTGAGACTCATGAGGTATGCCTCCACAGCTGGATCATTGTCTTGGTGGGAAGGATTTATTGGTTCGGGTTCAAATCTTTGTACACTCTGGCGCCGTCTCTTTGTTTTGGGCTCATATGAGATATCTAGCAGTTCCTGTTTCACAACCAGAGGCTTGTTATTTATCTCTGGCTCAGGGTCAACAACTTGTAGCACAGGTTTGacatcttcttcttcattgaaCTGCTCATCGTCATTATACTCTATCGACATACATCTGTCCGTGGAAGCCACTTCTTCCTCTTCTTGATTCTGCagacaaatacaaatataatgtaaatcataatgtcttgaactaaactaacttatcttataaataacagaTGGTGcttaaaaggagaagataatCATTTCCTATGTATTAATCTAGTCATGAGTGTTAATTAGACTGTAACATTGGTTTTCCTAGATGACCCAGGAACCTGCCCATGCTCTAATGGtactaggggaaaaaaaagagcacTTGTAGTAattggtcctagcatatggaataagaactTTGCTACTGATACATAACAGTCTATCTTGAAGACAAAGTTGTCCATAAGGGGGATGATATAACTTTGATCCATTTCTGTATCGAAAATTGATCAGgtcatttttaaattgaagtttCCAATGTTCCATAAGAAATGTAGATTATTACCACCAAGTCCAAATCTACTACTACTTCAGCACGGGGTGGAAGCAGACAGGGTTCAAACTTTAGGTAATGTCTTAACAACAGTTCAAATCACATACCACACAATAAGCCAGCCACCCCTCTATCCAGATtcaagctgagttgtgtttgctgagcactAAAGGCACAGCACAGATACGCCAGCCTGCACAGATACGCCAGCCTGCAACAGATATGCCAGCCTACACAGGTCCACACAAGAGATTTGGACCAAAGGGCACTGAGAATGCTATAGCATGAAGATGCGCTCTACAAAAGTTTCTACTTGGAAAAAAATTTCGCCCTtgcattttaaaatctaaatcaattGAGGTAAAGAAAATCCACTTCTTACacggatggctgcctagtcgtgtAGTATGTGCTCTGGAATAAccagaatggacctcattcaccaatcgtaaacaaagaacatttagtcacgtgatcttattgataaaacaatgaaaaaaaaaactgtcacgtgacaaccatcatgaattaaacatgagatcgtaaattatatagaagagatagagcaccacatggctaaatgttgtttgtttatgattggtgaatgaggtccattcaaatAATTAGTTCTGTGTTCAATAAGttgctaaatttaaaataattagtgCTGTATCCAATGAGGTGctagatttataataattagCTATGTATCAATTAAGTGctagatataaaataataagttCTGTATCCAATGAGATgctagatttaaaataattagttatatATCCAAATAGGTgctagatttaaaataattagttttgTACAATGAAATGCCAGAGTTCAAATAAATAGTTCTGTATGTGGTTAGTGCTATGGAATGTCATGTTGAAGGTCCTGGGTTTAAACCGCTGGCCTACCCACCATAATGGAGGTTGGGGCTAcgatgtaataatcttccattttgaaggaacatatgaaacatgtcaaatagaaacaaaacaCTCTGTGTtgtacttatcttatcttatcttaaataatacagacgttacttcaaaaaagaagatgattacgtcctacgcgtcatgcatttagtcatgcatattaaccaatgacttaaattctgccaagtcactggttttcctggctagctcaggcaacccattccatgctctaatagcactagggaagaaggagtatttgtacaaatttgtcctagcatatgggacgaggaatgtgcctttatctttgtgtctttcagagtattttattaaattttgtttttgtatttgaagattatggttcagtgttttatgtattattgctactttacttttgagccttctgtcctgaaggctttctaaatttagtgattttactaaaggtgttactctagtcaaatgtgaatattcgtttgttatgaatcgcactgctctattttgtgtctgttctagtttcttaatgttttcttgagttgaggggtcccaaacagaggatgcatattctattattggcct
Coding sequences within it:
- the LOC106070658 gene encoding uncharacterized protein LOC106070658, coding for MSNLATSPPKDDDTNMTEPEFSDNPDCSGDGKTCGECGKIFSHPFYFSTHISIHASEKGYSLVGQCVHCGLTFSDVQIFEQHLVSSQAKLKEQNQEEEEVASTDRCMSIEYNDDEQFNEEEDVKPVLQVVDPEPEINNKPLVVKQELLDISYEPKTKRRRQSVQRFEPEPINPSHQDNDPAVEAYLMSLTQMGLTVDPAAFGHPPSRNRGRRASLARGRGRGSKMLIDRGTLNIPEEMIVPKKASPKYEYLDLDYDTLLEEEQEVLPKSGKQTRGERLQQRLQRLNQQREAESKSKTESKESKSTTESKESKSTTESKESKSTTESKESKSTTESKESKPLVENEESKPTKDIKESEPRAESKVEPKTELENESKTDSKDEAKTEHEDKPKCIDEVLPKEESKAQPNVESRDKASPGSSSSTPDTSVRKKVSKPGSSNTSPFAGLGFDKSLPLNKIMMKSELEDRDYSPYSRSHGKTKARGSRGFRGHTRGSASLSIRSSTPAPPPVPPVPVIPGLGGYARFNPNYCPPIAPSANRPTPNVKTNKQGAIANQLKIKTPFPPARIQNRVEIVSQAMRIVPNKGTDLVPRYSRVTAPKRIDHKVTPSSSMECSKQDSRDYVEIMLQTLTDELIPNKMNKNFSNSTTFFGKTENYLTGSSHAKPAFPGPSRTSRMVAPGRGGMFLDSLNFSGQMRHVSKPGLPPQGVLNNGGRYPGPSNIRAPRARERGGVVASLPRGRGGTIAQNTAYPVKMGRGVGKGSTVPAKTLAPRVAAKPVPTTDEVIVLDDDDDVVIMFEDEPGSGRNAPSQPEKRSTVIIDVDKEDTSESSIQIIKEIDPKLNNKQSPLGQDDKLSLTASVCLTRINSVDSLSDPAIVSSKLEVEDIEGWKVCLAENSDSDSDADESNRKEKSPEENHTNSNSDIGCQGEAEKDELSSKNVKTCSVSENVQNLDHDNSETKNEKLEKELANNKTQESDLKSSKDSISCSSQSSSSVVPLTFPAFVKDTDNLLDIFSEIEKTCKEIEENSGNDSGTESEKTDYSSALKAKTGPKDNLVASETNGNSETETGIDTIMKQTQDKSLSVSDSSEHNVDYGTDDKMLGQDNMEVTGSDDTPLAKNCAEQENASTDRQVQRQEIETFCGTSNTHDTHSEAGSNCEISRIPKDVDMNSLVTNSVRDDSKDICSEASSETEANSCLDGGNLNTKMLSEIARDESQVRNLENENVTSNHDRTQELSSFSSFGHATTSIVSLSQKGEDSQVHKITLESFSPLLDSDLAAEVSKSLQSPVSLESEPNSLDDQNKSKKTLMNKSFALLPHEVEIGEETNQIQLQNENTESVMDCSVTNDNVMTSGVTNENSVINSKNNIPSDCLGQRTRGSETCSEICASTSDANCTELYQHEHIHNAVTPAGDNESSDVDQSELGPSAATNVEGSGAVGSSSFKKRSPGRNSCRDIDLPASHLEDDADRDGDDSYGSGGRNNPSGPHTNGLVCTGHQESATTNSGSSNSQNDSPTDCEPLHTSTTCSFKSSLALKNNITHLDRLWEKHGFRTFCPSSVNRTSSKRKVISLLKKNIIKQRHYCQYHSEVSRMLTKFSKQKHQICKSVFPEIVLLRPESKWLHFSQSHIIRNTKSLKAPASCRHGIDNYAHRIEVRKRLYERPYCSAKHKLSLPQVLYPGHCHAWTCFTKPFIHENVFFQRCNILELRNILSTVKKSNRKLNVGSVKKPCRKWREKLVPIRQKFLYRLNKSQSDMKHSFLSSPLKDKGSCVCMRTRGKYEHGSNHRPTSQGHHRTSCRSTNRREVVRGNGSTGHKRKGSDEEDDGNEEGKKGRYPCVQEDNILKCSICNVKFKLLKELLRHFLTEHPGCCDKKNRVIISSAKKRISSSCNHPNRVSKQNSQEEEPDPLASHVYENVTVGKTQLVYVMPTKPVVHYTSKVKKTNLDVSTTPPVSISQSYEASGAKQLVDKKTDDEGNIYVSYTPKSDDKVHNDTVASVSDFGSYNVTPNDTSVTDIYVKNPADQSDQVEPLFPGYVSRNKTFSDHSLSGHNSMGKGLDTDHDTLSCDIVVKEEPGDDVLPCDITIKEEPADDVMSRDKVVKHELQGDSDEESLPITFGETCFVQEEDFKKMVPLISGSSQSDRFILPTLDNDAKKVHLIYRNESTFSQNVRVKCGRPKKTSQAPPQSELIMVYPSKPVVNFGRKSIYVDMSDIELKNARQEAVSDLVTVAKGKGVDPDIEDLPTEKKSLLPERQHTMSLTAKTSGAQQAPNKAHAEPSLCIDTSFSLKQSNLTTSLSHNGLQKSPKVIYVHPKKPVVNFAGRQPKSDSSRWTEG